Genomic window (Argopecten irradians isolate NY chromosome 13, Ai_NY, whole genome shotgun sequence):
TGATTTTGCTAATAATCATAGAGTTCAGGCCAAAAACATCTTTGGGGCAAAGACAACagttgtatgaattttggcccTGGACTAGTAGGAGTTAGGTCTGTCAGAAATTAGTTAAAAAGAAAATcttaaatagaggatcttacatgagtggctatatAATATGACATTTATCAAACGGGTTCACTAATTTGATATGCTACGAGCCTTTAGGCTGCATGGTGGCATCAAATTATTCaagagtttgataaatttcatattacgaGTGTAATATTCTACTTATCACATAATTTTTATTAAGAGAAATATAagtgaaacttttaattttgtctttatttaaaacagtagaaatctggttcggatgtgacgtttccatctactgagacaatcatgcgacgtcatatataaattatgacgtcaaattatatatgacgtcaaaactgcatgtgacgtcataataatgctataacacatgtgtcttacgatattgaTGACATGACCATATGACATGGCTGCATTTATGTGATACAATCtaatagtctatatatatttttatgtggTGGCTGAGCGATTAAAATGTTTCTACAtaattaccacaagccctccacctctggatcgcgagtttgaatcccatgttgggAATTTGTCAGGTACTGTGGTTTTTCTGTGGGTACTATGGCTTTCATCCACTAACAAAGCTGGCATGTTAAACTAAAAGGATCCAAACCCTGTACTTATGGATTTGCTTTGTTTAACataccaggtgagcgatacatgTGCTCTGAGCCCCTCATTCATTTTCAACTGCCCTGAAcgcttatttggtcgaatatGGTACATATATTTGGCATTGAAACAGAGTGCAACAATATCGTAGACAAGACAAGTTGTGTGAAAAAAATagaagagtatatatataactgaatcatacctacatgtaaaatgttatttttttattattttacagaGATTCATTCTGACCTTTTACCTGTAATAGGTGAGTCTTCTCGGcgtatacattgatgtatttattatatgttAATACAGCGTGAGGATGTAAAGGTATTCAAGAGTAATAAACAATCCTTGACTCaacaatacaattttatattGTGACAATTTCAGCAACTTTTACaagctgttattttttttctttattagaATCAACTAGAAACATGATCAagacagaaaaagaaaaaaaattcatgcCGACTCAAGCTTACCATGATGCTCAAGACAAGCTCCGAAAGAACAGAGTTTTAGTGATCAAGGGGAACACAGGGGACGGAAAAACGTCTACTGCCTTCCAAATTTTAAATTGGCTTATAGAGGAGCAGCAATGCAGAACGCCACTTCAGCTTCATAAAATTGAGAAATTGGATTTACTAGCTCCACATTCTGATGTTGCTTGTATTATTGATGACATATTTGGTGAGAGAGATATTGGTCGATTGGATGTGCAAGAGTGGAACAAAAGGCTTAAACATGTAGAAACACTTTTTGTTAGTAAACAAAACCAGACAAATTACTTACTTATCACCATtcgaaatgaaatatttaatgttttggaAGGAAAATCTCTAGGGACAGTTTTTATGAAAGACAACATTATTGATCTTAGCTCAAATGAGTACAAAATCAaggaagaaaaacaaaaactattAGCAATGTACACCCCAACAAATCTGACATGGACagaggaagaagagaaaaaaattctAGGTTATGCAACTCATATTGGATTCCCTCAATGTTGTCAGCTTTTCTATAATTCTGTTGAATTACAGAAAAAACGAGCAGAATTTTTCGAGAAACCAGTTAAATTTTTCATACAAGCTCTGTCAAATTTACCAGAATGTTCTGCCATTCTGTTTCTCTTCCTCAATGATGGGGAAATAAAGTTAAATGATCTTGACCCAAATGGGGATAAAGTAGACAAAACATTGTTAGAACAAGCATTTAGGATTAAACTGGTTAATAGTGAGGATAGGACAAAAAGGGAGTATGAGGAGAAAGTAGATTTTGTAAGAGAGAGTTTAGATAAGCTATTAGGATTTTTGGTAAGGAAGGAGAAACAATGGTCTGGTGAGGAAGTGTACAGATTTCATCATGATTCTATATATGTCACAGTAGCTCTGTTGTATGGAAAGAAAACACCTGTTGgttacataaaacattgtcCAAAAAAAGCACTCAGTTATCTAACAACTGTAAAAACATCTACAGACATGGTTGTCATATCACCTGGTCATTACAATGATTTGTGTGAACGTTTGCTCCGAGAGTTTGAGAGTGTGGAGTGGTATCGTTATTGTACTGTGATTGGCTCTCTAGATGTGTGGAAAGTTCCTGTATTTGTTGAGATATTTGATAAGTATTTGAATGAGAAAAAGGTTAATAAACTCAACATATTGAATAAAGCATGTTTGTCTGGATCAGCTGAATTAGCTTTGTATCTATTGAAAAATGGTGTGAAACCTGACGAGGACACAGATTGGTGGAGATTGATTACAAGAGGTCGAGGGTTTGGTGAGGGAGATCTAGATATACTCAAGGAAATTGTTGTTTACTTGAATGATGAGATGAAACAGAAATTGTTAAATAAAGCATGTGAGTCTGGATCATCAGAGTGTGTTATGTATCTGCTCAGTGTCGGGGCCAAACCTGACGAGTACACAATGTTCTGTGTGGTGTGGGAGGGAGTATggacctgtacaatacagtacGACAGTATGGTGTCACTCCTACAGTGAGGGATGAggacctgtacaatacagtacGACAGTATGGTGTCACTCCTACAGGGAGGGGTATggacctgtacaatacagtacGACAGTATGGTGTCACTCCTACAGGGAGGGATGAGGACCGGTAGGAATGTCCTACATGTGGCGTGTTTGTTACAGAGAGAATCTATAGTAGCAGACTTGTGTAAAGATTACCCTCACCTCGTACATGGTACTGATGAGTGTGGACAAACACCGCTCCATATGGCGGCGTGGACAGGAAACTGTTCTATGTTCCAGACAGTAGAAAAAACTGTACTTAAATGTTTGTGTAGACACCAATGTCTGAGAGTAGACGGTTCTTTGGTACATATAGATTGTGTGTGTAGTCAGTACATGTGTAAGTTAGTGAACCGTGACGGGGGGACTGTGTTACATGTGAGTTGTATGTGGGGACAAAAGGatttgtgtttgtatatttgtagGTCTTACCCCGCCATGACGGCGTGTAGAGATAGGGACGGCCGTCATTGTCTACATTATATAGCTAGATATACAACAGATGTAGACTTATTTATTGAGGTGGAGAATGTTGTGAGTAAACACTTAGAATCATTACATCAACATCACAATATTAAAACGTTACTGGACGGGGAGGGGAGATCTGTTTTAGACTTGGCGAAGGAAAAGACGGAGAGACTGAGACCGGGAGAGAGGAACCCTTTGTATGAACATCTTCTGGGAgtgttttctaaataaatatgaCATCATTCACACTTGTAAGTATACACAAACAATCATCACAAATCATATTAAACAATCATACATAAAATCCAggataaaattaagtattttccTGAGGACAATCGATCCATTGTCGAGTTTATAATCCCGATTTCACCGAACGACTTCGAGCTGCGCCTCTAGGGGTGTCCTCGACGACGTCCGAGTACGGGTCACAAACTAGGACGTTAAGTCAgatcaatcaatcaatacaCAGCAACAGagtattatgtaatatatatatttaaaataatgagtAACATTGAATGATACTATTTTTCttgtttgtacaataattgATATGTTACGTATAAACCAgtcatttaaacaaaataaaatacaatgttttgataattcaGCAAAGTTGTTTtaggtttttatatttttgttttttgaagagCTAAACACATATATTTCGCTTTggttcaataaaatattttttttttataaaaattacgACTACAATATGAAAGACGATGTGTAAGctattcagattttttttgtttatttatttatttatttttttgattgaaataattcattttttttttttttttgctttggttgtatgaaaaaaaaaattcaagacttgaaaatcatttattttgctctCGAACAACAAGTTCTCTTCTTTTTTAAGACATAACAGATAGTCGTTAGCGTTTTAACTAGTGTAATGAAAGGACATCGCTAAATATCGGAATCAGATTTTGTTTGCGgtacaagggagacaactcgtaTAAGTACTAACATCATTGCATGACGAGAGAAGTCGTACGAAAATGACGGAAGGTTTGAGTAGGTATGGGTCtgagttgtacatttatattattttaatattttgactgACATTGTAAACCGGTTTCTCCAATAGATTTGTCGTATGAATCAAAGACATACAGTAGATTATACATCTATGCGTTATCTTTGTGACATTTctggtatatattttattgtatttctaGCTTAAACCGATATTCTAAAATGACCTTGTATGTGTAACACAGTGCTAGATTTTACAGAAATATAATCATTGCCTCCTTTAGAAATCGAACTCTGGTCCTCTGACTTGATAATCTGACGCTCTAATCAACTGATTGAGCTTAAGAAAGTCTCTATCCGAGAGGTATATTGTATAGTGTGTATTCACCAGAGTTTCTACATATCTATAACTTAATGATGTCATATTTTGGATGCTTTCTAAAATAAACGGAGACAGATTTTCTCTGCATTAGCCTGTATGAATATTGGACGCTTTACATATGTAATTGCTAAATATGCTGAGTGTGTAATTAAATGGTATGTATTCAAAATTACTCGTATGAAAGACAGATCAATAAAATGTGTGTATTCTGTACATGACTTTTATACTGGGAGTATATGTTAGATTTGatctataaaatgtatgtattctgTATATGACTTTTATACTGGGAGTATATGCTAGATTTGatctataaaatgtatgtattctgTATATGACTTTTATACTGGGAGTATATGTTAgattttatctataaaatgtGTGTATTCTGTACATGACTTTTATACTGGGAGTATATGTTAGATTTGAtccataaaatgtatgtattctgTATATAATTTGATACTGAGAGTATATGTTAGATTTGATCTATAAGAAttagatatatgtattatttatatgacTTTGGGAGTATATGTTAGGTTGTGTCATATTCTTTGAGAATTTACCATTCGATATTTCAGTTTGATTTGTCTTCAGTATTTGTCTAAGCCAATGGTATACAAACAGTTTATATTTAAAGCAAGAACATGAAAATCATGTCATTATCACGTGCTTTGTACTTTGTATTTAACAACGTTGTTAAAATTGTGTgtatataatagaaataaacatTCATAGTATCATCTTCTGTTGTTTtgactttttaggtcatctgaccagaAGGATGACCAATAGTCATCATGCTTTGTGACGTCCGTCGTCATGGCTGAAACTTGCtctaaatgatcctgacatgaccccgacaaagtgttgttatttttcggatcaCTCCCGAAtctaagatggccaccacaatcaccattttgaaaacatatcTTGACCTTCTTCTAAAATGCtgccagtgcgatttggctgaaatttggctaaaatgattctgacatgatcctgacaaagtattgttaattttgggtcgatccgaaatcaaagataccatatttgattgattttatatGACTGTTACAAAGGTATTCAGTTGACCGTTAAGgtccttgggcctcttgtttatgatatattcgatctaaatgaaatttcatttgataaattttatgaaaatcgctccaggttaTATTTCcctacaatctgattaaaatacagatatttattttcactacgtttgataagaatatctgacaacatccaatTAGGGGTtagttctggtgacctttggaaatggccaatcaaattgctgctgccatAATATTGACTGGGGACGAACCGAACAGTGTGATGTAGAAAGGTGTAAAAATACGTTTACATTTAATCTGATGTTCGGGTTgaataaaggtcatccgaacatgaccccttatgggatgttgtcagttCATATTGATTCCCCTAATGGCATAtacaaatttctttcatacctacggttGTAATACTGGATGGCGAGCTTGGCTAGTTGCGAatattatcagaaaaaaaacaatatacaatttttatattagtttCCAATACTTTTACAATGTATAGACTGCCAATCTCACCCGTAGTATACTCATTCTAAAACGAGTTtcacaaaaacatacacatgtacaaaactCCAAAGTTACTGACCTGTACATTCCAAACGTCCCACGAATATTG
Coding sequences:
- the LOC138306378 gene encoding LOW QUALITY PROTEIN: uncharacterized protein (The sequence of the model RefSeq protein was modified relative to this genomic sequence to represent the inferred CDS: inserted 1 base in 1 codon): MAAKREAKTEDINEEVIFKHNLLVDHLSVHMVEDDFQSLKDLFKDCPRAPKDLINITTVQELFVKLKKNENISIGHYEYFTEQLEKVDKSLASYVRREEQEIRDILNAGLLPAKLQRTEQESFQQSNPDSNINPVGAERVSQLMESFISVAVPGETKSSASSENTGTIANPEIFCGAVANPTTGNCNQLTINYIDNREYKDEINVETMKVKYAENLSIGKQTVLPQGGPPVADPSAASSGHSQKIHSDLLPVIESTRNMIKTEKEKKFMPTQAYHDAQDKLRKNRVLVIKGNTGDGKTSTAFQILNWLIEEQQCRTPLQLHKIEKLDLLAPHSDVACIIDDIFGERDIGRLDVQEWNKRLKHVETLFVSKQNQTNYLLITIRNEIFNVLEGKSLGTVFMKDNIIDLSSNEYKIKEEKQKLLAMYTPTNLTWTEEEEKKILGYATHIGFPQCCQLFYNSVELQKKRAEFFEKPVKFFIQALSNLPECSAILFLFLNDGEIKLNDLDPNGDKVDKTLLEQAFRIKLVNSEDRTKREYEEKVDFVRESLDKLLGFLVRKEKQWSGEEVYRFHHDSIYVTVALLYGKKTPVGYIKHCPKKALSYLTTVKTSTDMVVISPGHYNDLCERLLREFESVEWYRYCTVIGSLDVWKVPVFVEIFDKYLNEKKVNKLNILNKACLSGSAELALYLLKNGVKPDEDTDWWRLITRGRGFGEGDLDILKEIVVYLNDEMKQKLLNKACESGSSECVMYLLSVGAKPDEYTMFCVVXGGSMDLYNTVRQYGVTPTVRDEDLYNTVRQYGVTPTGRGMDLYNTVRQYGVTPTGRDEDR